One Pseudoalteromonas sp. UG3-2 DNA window includes the following coding sequences:
- a CDS encoding YajG family lipoprotein, translating to MPAKLLIAVVVMLLVGCASSPRSVILHPQYQGNSSNQLPLSVALQVNDLRTTKYTIRVKDQEPALYMPDANLPLNFQDVMQQALAAHGAEVSGNAATQLEVDITRLKAIITESLSQHQSQANAAVTVRVTQGTRRFEKQYQGNANLTGPLQHSQAGVEQQLNQLAQHVVSRIVQDPELIKFVRGS from the coding sequence ATGCCTGCAAAGCTACTAATCGCTGTGGTTGTTATGTTACTTGTGGGGTGCGCGAGCTCACCCAGAAGCGTTATTTTGCATCCGCAATATCAGGGTAATAGTTCAAACCAATTGCCGCTGTCAGTTGCGCTACAAGTCAATGACTTGCGTACCACCAAGTACACCATTCGGGTTAAAGATCAGGAGCCCGCACTCTATATGCCAGATGCCAACCTGCCACTAAACTTTCAAGACGTTATGCAGCAAGCACTGGCCGCGCACGGCGCAGAAGTTTCAGGCAATGCCGCAACACAACTAGAGGTTGATATTACGCGCTTAAAAGCCATCATTACAGAGTCTTTATCGCAGCATCAAAGTCAGGCCAACGCTGCGGTTACCGTACGAGTTACTCAGGGCACACGCCGCTTTGAAAAGCAGTATCAAGGTAACGCCAACCTCACAGGGCCTCTGCAACACAGCCAGGCTGGCGTTGAGCAGCAGCTCAACCAGTTGGCCCAACATGTGGTGTCTAGAATTGTCCAAGATCCTGAATTAATTAAATTTGTAAGAGGAAGCTAA
- a CDS encoding methyltransferase — MTTDAILAGKPYTLERFPLDQKNRSLQAWDSADEYLLDYVFEHHRDATKILIINDSFGALCCALAPQVAAAVTDSYVSTLAYRHNLACNGLDDDQLDVLDSLQDYPQDVDLVLLKVPKNAGLLQSQLARLSQLKADIPVLAGGKVKEIHTSTLKSFSHFLTEPKTSLAVKKSRLIFSRTSAKQLDSKFPVTWPLEKSNFTISNEANVFSRDSLDIGARFFLNYLPMGKKPLNVIDLGCGNGVIGLMTLAKMPNAKVTFIDESAMAVHSAKQNIMTNLPERLQHCEFVQNDCLTGFEHRGVDLVLCNPPFHQANAITDHIAWQMFLQAKAALRSGGELRIIGNRHLDYDDKLKRLFGNCKVLGNNKKFTVLSAIKRN; from the coding sequence ATGACCACTGATGCTATTCTTGCTGGGAAACCTTATACGCTAGAGCGCTTCCCTCTTGATCAAAAAAACCGAAGCTTACAAGCTTGGGATTCTGCCGATGAGTATTTGTTGGATTATGTCTTCGAACATCATCGCGATGCAACCAAGATACTCATTATTAATGACAGTTTTGGTGCCCTCTGTTGCGCCCTGGCGCCACAGGTGGCCGCCGCCGTGACCGACTCTTATGTTAGCACCTTGGCCTATCGTCACAACCTTGCCTGTAATGGCCTTGATGATGACCAACTTGACGTATTAGACAGCTTACAAGACTACCCTCAAGACGTTGATTTGGTACTGCTCAAGGTGCCTAAAAATGCGGGGCTATTGCAGTCACAACTGGCACGCCTGAGTCAGTTAAAAGCCGATATTCCGGTACTGGCCGGCGGTAAAGTAAAAGAAATTCACACTTCAACGCTCAAAAGTTTCAGTCACTTTTTAACTGAACCCAAAACCAGCTTGGCGGTAAAAAAGTCGCGGCTTATATTCAGTCGAACTTCAGCCAAACAGTTAGATAGTAAGTTCCCGGTGACTTGGCCGTTAGAGAAAAGCAACTTCACTATCAGCAATGAAGCCAATGTGTTCTCGCGCGATTCCTTAGATATTGGCGCACGGTTTTTCTTAAATTACTTGCCAATGGGAAAAAAACCATTGAATGTCATTGATTTGGGTTGTGGCAATGGCGTGATAGGTTTAATGACACTAGCAAAAATGCCCAATGCCAAGGTCACCTTTATTGATGAGTCGGCCATGGCAGTACACAGCGCCAAGCAAAACATCATGACTAACTTGCCAGAGCGACTGCAACACTGTGAGTTTGTGCAAAACGACTGTTTAACTGGCTTTGAGCACCGTGGGGTGGATTTAGTATTATGTAACCCACCTTTTCACCAAGCGAACGCCATTACCGACCATATAGCGTGGCAAATGTTTCTCCAAGCCAAAGCAGCGCTTCGCTCAGGTGGCGAGCTGAGGATTATTGGTAACCGCCACTTAGACTATGATGACAAACTCAAGCGTCTGTTCGGAAACTGTAAGGTGCTGGGGAATAATAAAAAATTTACCGTATTAAGTGCAATAAAGAGGAACTGA
- a CDS encoding alpha-ketoglutarate-dependent dioxygenase AlkB family protein, translated as MRAAGKAPVLPPGFSYQPQALSFDKSIALYQALSQSLAWQQNSIRLFGKSHTLPRLELFIADPDVRYSYSGKVLNNAPWPPMLLGIRNTLEQRFGQSFNAVLANYYRDGQDTMGWHSDDEPELGAQPLIVSLSLGASRKFKIRDKHSKAVTDLMLETGSLLVMQGNSQRDYQHALPKQAKVHQGRINLTFRSVGNTSA; from the coding sequence ATGAGAGCAGCTGGCAAAGCACCAGTCTTACCGCCTGGATTTAGTTACCAACCGCAGGCGCTAAGTTTTGACAAAAGCATAGCGCTTTATCAGGCGTTATCGCAATCCTTAGCCTGGCAGCAAAATAGCATTCGTTTATTTGGTAAAAGCCATACTCTGCCGCGCTTAGAGCTGTTTATTGCCGACCCAGACGTGCGCTATAGCTATTCTGGTAAAGTGTTAAACAACGCACCTTGGCCACCGATGTTACTGGGAATTCGTAACACCTTAGAGCAGCGCTTTGGGCAGTCATTTAATGCGGTATTGGCAAATTACTATCGCGATGGCCAAGACACCATGGGGTGGCACAGCGATGATGAGCCGGAGCTTGGGGCGCAACCGCTGATTGTGTCACTCTCTTTAGGCGCCAGTCGTAAGTTTAAAATTCGCGATAAACACAGCAAAGCGGTGACCGACCTGATGTTAGAAACAGGCAGTTTGCTGGTGATGCAGGGCAACAGCCAAAGAGATTATCAGCATGCCTTACCGAAACAAGCCAAAGTACATCAAGGTCGTATTAACCTAACATTCCGAAGTGTTGGCAATACATCAGCTTAG
- a CDS encoding BolA family protein, whose translation MSMQSQIYDKLAAAIECKHLNVINESHMHSRGEDSHFKVIVVSESFLGQRLLQRHRAINEALKEELSNHIHALAIHAYTPDEFSENQGQAPQSPTCMGGSKFDS comes from the coding sequence ATGTCAATGCAGTCACAGATTTATGACAAGCTTGCAGCGGCGATTGAGTGCAAGCACCTTAACGTAATCAACGAAAGCCACATGCACAGTCGTGGTGAAGACTCTCACTTTAAGGTCATTGTGGTCAGTGAGTCATTTTTAGGACAACGTTTGTTGCAACGTCACCGTGCCATTAATGAGGCGTTAAAAGAAGAGCTGAGCAATCACATTCATGCTTTAGCGATCCACGCCTATACCCCAGATGAATTTTCTGAAAACCAAGGCCAAGCACCACAGTCGCCGACTTGTATGGGCGGCTCCAAGTTTGACAGTTAA
- the fabV gene encoding enoyl-ACP reductase FabV has translation MVIKPKIRGFICTNAHPVGCAEHVQEQINYVKQQGKIENGPKNVLVIGASTGYGLASRITAAFGAGAKTLGVFFEKEGTEKRTGSAGWYNTAAFQQAADEAGLWSKNINGDAFSDELKQQAIEVIKSELGKVDLVIYSLASPRRKDPKTEEVFSSTLKPIGSSITTKNLNTSKRVIDEVTVEAANQEEIDNTIKVMGGEDWELWIDALKQADVLAEGFKTTAYTYIGKELTWPIYGHATIGKAKEDLDRATQAIRATTENINGEAYVSSLNAVVTQASSAIPIMPLYISALFKVMKGDGTYEGTIEQIHGLFTENLYGESPRFDEGGHLFQNYKELEDGVQARVQTIWDTVDTDTIDELTDYVGYHNEFLKLFGFGVDGVDYDADVNPEVKINHLL, from the coding sequence ATGGTCATTAAGCCAAAAATTCGTGGATTTATTTGCACTAACGCGCACCCAGTTGGGTGTGCTGAGCACGTGCAAGAGCAAATTAATTATGTAAAACAACAGGGCAAAATTGAAAATGGCCCAAAAAATGTTTTAGTTATTGGTGCTTCAACCGGCTATGGTCTTGCTTCTCGCATTACCGCCGCTTTTGGCGCAGGCGCCAAGACTCTAGGTGTGTTTTTTGAAAAAGAAGGCACAGAAAAGCGCACCGGGTCGGCTGGTTGGTACAACACAGCCGCATTCCAACAGGCGGCAGACGAAGCCGGCCTTTGGTCGAAAAACATCAATGGCGATGCCTTTTCTGACGAACTAAAGCAGCAAGCTATTGAGGTCATTAAGTCAGAGCTTGGTAAAGTGGACCTGGTGATCTATAGCCTAGCTTCACCGCGTCGTAAAGACCCAAAAACTGAAGAAGTATTTTCATCAACGCTAAAACCGATTGGTTCGAGCATCACCACCAAAAACCTCAATACTTCTAAGCGAGTGATTGATGAAGTGACGGTCGAAGCCGCTAACCAAGAAGAAATCGACAACACCATTAAAGTTATGGGTGGCGAAGATTGGGAGCTGTGGATTGACGCGTTAAAACAAGCCGATGTGCTTGCTGAGGGTTTTAAAACCACGGCCTATACTTATATTGGTAAAGAGCTAACTTGGCCAATTTACGGCCACGCCACGATTGGAAAAGCTAAAGAAGATTTAGACCGCGCTACTCAGGCCATTCGTGCAACCACTGAAAATATTAACGGTGAAGCGTATGTGTCATCGCTTAATGCGGTGGTTACACAGGCAAGCTCTGCGATTCCAATTATGCCATTGTATATTTCTGCACTGTTCAAAGTCATGAAAGGCGATGGCACTTATGAGGGCACTATTGAGCAGATCCACGGTTTATTTACTGAGAATCTCTACGGTGAGTCTCCGCGTTTTGACGAGGGTGGCCACTTATTCCAAAACTACAAAGAGCTCGAAGACGGTGTTCAAGCCCGGGTGCAAACCATTTGGGATACAGTGGATACCGATACCATTGATGAGCTGACTGATTATGTTGGCTATCACAATGAGTTTTTAAAACTGTTTGGTTTTGGCGTTGATGGTGTTGACTACGACGCTGACGTTAATCCAGAAGTAAAAATTAATCACTTACTTTAG
- a CDS encoding Na(+)-translocating NADH-quinone reductase subunit A, whose product MINIKKGLDLPIEGAPQQVIHDGPAVKRVAVLGEEFIGMRPTMHVRVDDQVKKGQVLFEDKKNPGVKFTAPATGVVKEINRGAKRVLQSVVIEVQGDEQITFDKFSAAELSNLDAEKVKEVLIESGQWPALRARPFSRVAEPSAKPNSIFVTATDTNPLAADPAVIIAENVEAFEAGLAVVSRLTEGKVFVCKKAGANVPSSSLSQVEVHEFSGVHPAGNVGTHIHHLDAVGANKQVWHLGYQDVIAFGQLFLTGEIYTDRVVALAGPRVKNPRLVKTHMGASLTDLVAGELEEGDNRVISGSVLAGKTATGPHAYLGRYHNQVSVLLEGREKELFGWIAPGSDKFSVTRTFISHLAPSRLFKMTTSTGGSKRAMVPIGNYERVMPLDILPTLLLRDLIAGDLDGAISLGALELDEEDLALCTYVCPGKYEYGSILRDCLTTIEKEG is encoded by the coding sequence ATGATCAACATAAAAAAAGGTCTGGACTTACCAATCGAGGGCGCACCTCAGCAAGTTATTCATGATGGCCCTGCCGTCAAACGAGTAGCTGTGCTAGGTGAAGAATTCATCGGTATGCGTCCTACCATGCATGTTCGTGTGGATGACCAAGTCAAAAAAGGCCAAGTTCTTTTTGAAGACAAAAAGAACCCAGGCGTCAAGTTTACTGCGCCAGCTACTGGTGTAGTTAAAGAAATCAACCGTGGTGCTAAGCGTGTGCTGCAATCCGTAGTGATTGAGGTACAAGGCGACGAGCAGATCACTTTTGACAAATTCTCGGCTGCTGAATTAAGCAACCTAGATGCGGAGAAAGTGAAGGAAGTGCTAATCGAGTCTGGTCAATGGCCAGCGCTTCGTGCACGTCCATTCAGCCGTGTTGCCGAGCCTAGTGCAAAGCCAAACTCTATCTTTGTAACAGCAACAGATACGAACCCGCTGGCAGCCGACCCTGCTGTAATTATCGCTGAAAACGTGGAAGCGTTTGAAGCGGGTCTTGCAGTGGTCTCGCGTCTGACTGAAGGCAAAGTATTTGTGTGTAAGAAAGCCGGTGCTAACGTACCTAGCTCTTCTTTGTCACAAGTAGAAGTACATGAGTTCTCTGGCGTGCACCCAGCAGGTAACGTTGGTACACACATTCACCATTTAGATGCCGTGGGCGCAAACAAACAAGTTTGGCACCTTGGTTACCAAGATGTCATCGCGTTTGGTCAATTGTTCCTAACCGGTGAAATCTATACAGACAGAGTGGTTGCGCTAGCAGGACCTCGTGTTAAGAATCCTCGCTTAGTAAAAACTCACATGGGTGCGTCGCTAACAGATTTAGTTGCAGGCGAGCTTGAAGAAGGTGATAACCGAGTCATTTCTGGCTCTGTGTTAGCTGGTAAAACAGCAACCGGACCTCACGCTTACCTTGGCCGCTACCACAATCAAGTATCTGTGCTACTTGAAGGTCGCGAAAAAGAGCTATTTGGTTGGATTGCCCCAGGCAGCGATAAATTCTCTGTAACACGTACATTTATCTCACACTTAGCACCAAGTCGTTTGTTCAAAATGACCACATCTACTGGTGGCTCTAAGCGTGCGATGGTACCAATCGGAAACTATGAGCGTGTTATGCCACTCGATATCTTGCCAACACTATTACTACGTGACCTGATTGCAGGTGACTTAGATGGTGCGATTTCGTTAGGTGCATTAGAGCTAGATGAAGAAGATTTAGCACTATGTACTTACGTATGTCCGGGCAAATATGAATACGGTTCAATCCTACGTGATTGCCTGACTACTATCGAGAAGGAAGGTTAA
- a CDS encoding NADH:ubiquinone reductase (Na(+)-transporting) subunit B — protein MALKKFLEDIEPHFEPGGKHEKWYALYEAVATIFYTPGYVNKGATHVRDNIDLKRIMILVWMATFPAMFFGMFNIGHQAAMALGNGFELANTWQVAIFQGLGGELTADSGWGAKMFYGACFFLPIYATVFAVGGFWEVLFASVRKHEVNEGFFVTSVLFALILPATIPLWQVALGITFGVVIAKEIFGGTGRNFLNPALAGRAFLFFAYPADISGDTVWTAVDSFSGATYLGQAGAGMLDYSNMDLWFNAFYGFIQGSMGETSTLAILLGGLFLIYVRIASWRIVLGTFVGMVVMSFILNAIGSETNAAFAMPWHWHLVLGGFAFGMFFMATDPVSASFTDKGKFAYGALIGIMVVLIRVVNPAYPEGMMLAILFANLFAPLFDHFVMQSNVKRRLARVN, from the coding sequence ATGGCCTTAAAGAAATTTTTAGAAGACATTGAACCTCACTTTGAACCTGGCGGTAAACACGAAAAGTGGTATGCGCTGTACGAAGCAGTAGCGACTATTTTCTATACTCCAGGTTACGTCAACAAAGGTGCAACGCACGTTCGTGACAACATCGACCTAAAACGTATTATGATTTTAGTGTGGATGGCAACGTTCCCAGCGATGTTCTTTGGTATGTTTAACATCGGTCACCAAGCGGCGATGGCGCTAGGTAACGGCTTTGAACTGGCAAACACTTGGCAGGTTGCTATTTTCCAAGGCCTAGGTGGTGAGCTAACCGCTGACTCGGGTTGGGGCGCCAAGATGTTCTATGGTGCGTGCTTCTTCCTGCCTATTTATGCCACTGTGTTTGCGGTAGGTGGTTTCTGGGAAGTGCTATTTGCCTCAGTTCGTAAACACGAAGTCAACGAAGGTTTCTTCGTAACCTCAGTGTTGTTTGCGCTTATCCTACCAGCAACGATTCCGCTGTGGCAGGTCGCTTTAGGTATTACTTTCGGTGTTGTTATTGCTAAAGAAATCTTTGGTGGTACGGGTCGTAACTTCCTAAACCCGGCACTGGCTGGTCGTGCATTCCTGTTCTTCGCTTATCCTGCGGATATTTCAGGTGACACTGTGTGGACAGCGGTTGACTCGTTCTCAGGCGCGACTTACCTAGGCCAAGCAGGCGCGGGTATGCTTGATTACAGCAACATGGACCTATGGTTCAACGCTTTCTATGGCTTCATCCAAGGTTCTATGGGTGAGACTTCAACATTGGCTATCTTACTAGGTGGTTTGTTCCTGATTTACGTGCGTATTGCGTCATGGCGCATCGTACTAGGAACGTTCGTTGGTATGGTAGTGATGTCATTCATTCTTAACGCAATTGGCTCTGAAACAAACGCCGCATTCGCAATGCCTTGGCACTGGCACTTAGTGTTAGGTGGATTTGCATTCGGTATGTTCTTTATGGCAACAGATCCGGTATCAGCGTCTTTCACAGACAAGGGTAAATTCGCCTACGGTGCATTGATCGGTATTATGGTTGTGCTAATCCGTGTGGTTAACCCGGCATACCCAGAAGGCATGATGTTAGCAATCCTTTTCGCTAACTTGTTCGCGCCACTGTTTGACCACTTTGTAATGCAGTCAAATGTGAAGAGGAGATTGGCACGTGTCAACTAA
- a CDS encoding Na(+)-translocating NADH-quinone reductase subunit C, giving the protein MSTNNESMGKTLGVVVSLCLVCAIVVSFASVQLRPMQQANKNEDIQRNILAVAGFDKVKNVSEVFEQNIEPRVVSLETGEFVEDVEATSFDFEATKYDAKRSKKLSKEEDKAGIQRITHNSPVYFAKDEQGAVETIILPIQGYGLWGVMYGFLALEADGETIKSINFYKHNETPGLGAEIQNPKWTAKWDGKELPIDVVKGSAGDSEHKIDGLSGATLTSNGVDHTVDFWTSDKAFGPFLANVRKGALN; this is encoded by the coding sequence GTGTCAACTAATAATGAATCAATGGGCAAAACGCTCGGCGTAGTTGTTAGCTTATGTTTAGTGTGTGCAATCGTAGTATCTTTTGCTTCGGTTCAACTTCGCCCTATGCAACAAGCAAACAAAAACGAAGATATTCAGCGTAATATCTTAGCTGTTGCTGGCTTTGATAAGGTCAAAAACGTTTCTGAGGTGTTTGAGCAAAACATCGAGCCACGTGTTGTGAGCTTAGAAACCGGTGAATTTGTTGAAGATGTTGAAGCAACATCATTCGACTTTGAAGCCACAAAGTACGATGCGAAGCGCAGTAAAAAGCTGTCGAAAGAAGAAGATAAAGCCGGTATTCAGCGTATCACGCACAATTCTCCAGTTTATTTTGCCAAAGACGAGCAAGGTGCTGTAGAGACTATCATTCTTCCTATTCAAGGCTACGGTCTTTGGGGTGTTATGTATGGTTTCCTAGCGCTTGAAGCAGATGGTGAGACAATCAAGTCAATCAACTTCTACAAGCACAACGAAACACCGGGTCTAGGTGCAGAAATTCAAAACCCGAAGTGGACTGCTAAATGGGATGGCAAAGAGCTTCCTATCGACGTAGTAAAAGGCAGCGCAGGCGACAGCGAGCATAAAATCGACGGTCTATCTGGTGCAACGCTAACCTCAAACGGTGTTGACCATACAGTTGATTTTTGGACTAGCGACAAAGCGTTCGGTCCTTTCCTTGCGAACGTACGTAAAGGAGCATTGAACTAA
- a CDS encoding NADH:ubiquinone reductase (Na(+)-transporting) subunit D, translated as MANAKEMKEVLFGPVFANNPIALQVLGICSALAVTSSLKNALIMSIALTLVCAFSSLFISMIRNHIPSSVRIIVQMTIIASLVIVVDQVLQAVVYSTAKELSTFIGLIITNCIVMGRAEAYAMKSPPAMSFLDGIGNGLGYSIVLLTVGFIRELFGAGTLFGVEILPLISEGGWYQPMGLLVMPFSSFFIVGAFIWALRTWKKDQVEAKA; from the coding sequence ATGGCTAATGCAAAAGAAATGAAGGAAGTCTTGTTTGGTCCTGTTTTTGCGAACAACCCGATTGCACTGCAAGTATTGGGTATTTGTTCTGCTCTAGCAGTAACATCAAGCCTTAAAAACGCGCTTATCATGTCAATTGCATTGACATTAGTGTGTGCGTTTTCAAGTTTATTCATCTCGATGATCCGTAACCACATTCCTTCGAGTGTGCGTATCATTGTACAAATGACGATCATCGCTTCTTTGGTAATCGTAGTTGACCAAGTATTGCAAGCGGTTGTTTACTCAACAGCAAAAGAGCTATCAACTTTCATCGGTCTGATCATTACTAACTGTATCGTAATGGGTCGTGCTGAAGCATATGCGATGAAGTCACCACCGGCGATGTCATTCCTTGATGGTATCGGTAACGGTTTAGGTTACTCAATTGTACTACTTACTGTTGGCTTTATTCGTGAGCTATTCGGTGCTGGTACATTATTTGGCGTTGAAATCTTACCACTTATCTCTGAAGGTGGTTGGTATCAGCCTATGGGTCTACTAGTTATGCCATTCAGTTCATTCTTCATCGTAGGTGCATTCATTTGGGCACTACGTACTTGGAAGAAAGACCAAGTAGAAGCGAAGGCATAA
- the nqrE gene encoding NADH:ubiquinone reductase (Na(+)-transporting) subunit E, giving the protein MEQYINLFVKAVFIENLALSFFLGMCTFLAVSKKVTTSLGLGVAVIVVLGISVPVNNLVYHAVLAPGALEWLGYPDVDLSFLRFLTFIGVIAALVQILEMTLDKFFPALYNALGIFLPLITVNCAIFGAVSFMVERNLNFGESIVYGLGSGVGWALAIVLLAGIREKMKYADVPDGLRGLGITFVTVGLMGFGFMSFSGISL; this is encoded by the coding sequence ATGGAACAGTATATTAATTTATTCGTTAAAGCCGTTTTCATTGAAAACTTAGCTTTATCTTTCTTCTTAGGTATGTGTACTTTCTTGGCAGTATCTAAGAAAGTAACCACCTCACTGGGCCTAGGTGTTGCGGTAATCGTAGTACTTGGTATTTCAGTACCAGTGAACAATTTGGTTTACCACGCCGTATTGGCTCCAGGGGCACTGGAGTGGCTTGGTTACCCAGATGTGGACTTAAGCTTCTTACGCTTCTTGACCTTTATCGGGGTAATTGCAGCACTAGTGCAAATTCTTGAGATGACACTGGATAAGTTTTTCCCTGCACTGTACAACGCGCTTGGTATCTTCCTACCGCTAATCACAGTAAACTGTGCGATTTTCGGTGCGGTATCATTCATGGTTGAACGTAACTTAAACTTTGGCGAGTCAATCGTTTACGGTTTAGGTTCTGGTGTAGGTTGGGCACTTGCTATCGTATTGTTAGCAGGTATCCGTGAGAAAATGAAATATGCAGATGTGCCAGATGGTTTACGTGGCTTAGGTATTACCTTTGTTACCGTAGGTCTAATGGGCTTCGGCTTCATGTCATTCTCTGGTATTTCACTGTAA
- the nqrF gene encoding NADH:ubiquinone reductase (Na(+)-transporting) subunit F, with translation METIVLGVSMFIAIVVMLVLIIIAAKSKLVASGDVTIDINGDPDKAIKTAAGGKLLGALADAGIFVSSACGGGGSCGQCRVHVKEGGGDILPTELDHITKGEAREGCRLACQVNVKNDMEIEVEESIFGVKKWECEVISNDNKATFIKELKLAIPEGEVVPFRAGGYIQIEAPAHHVKYKDFDIPEEYRPDWERFGFFDLESKVDEETIRAYSMANYPEEYGIIMLNVRIATPPPNNLSLPCGKMSSYIWSLKEGDKVTISGPFGEFFAKDTDAEMVFVGGGAGMAPMRSHIFDQLKRLNSDRKMSFWYGARSKREMFYVEDFDGLAEENDNFEWHVALSDPQPEDNWEGYTGFIHNVLYDNYLKDHEAPEDCEFYMCGPPMMNAAVINMLKDLGVEEENILLDDFGG, from the coding sequence ATGGAAACGATTGTATTAGGCGTAAGCATGTTCATCGCTATCGTTGTGATGTTAGTACTTATCATCATTGCAGCGAAGTCTAAGCTTGTCGCAAGCGGTGACGTGACAATTGATATTAATGGCGATCCAGACAAAGCCATCAAAACAGCGGCTGGCGGTAAACTGCTTGGTGCGCTTGCTGATGCAGGTATCTTTGTATCGTCTGCGTGTGGTGGCGGTGGCTCTTGTGGCCAGTGTCGCGTACACGTTAAAGAGGGTGGTGGTGACATTCTACCAACCGAACTTGACCACATCACTAAAGGTGAAGCACGTGAAGGCTGTCGTCTAGCGTGTCAGGTTAATGTTAAAAACGACATGGAAATCGAAGTTGAAGAGTCAATCTTCGGTGTTAAAAAGTGGGAATGTGAAGTTATCTCTAACGATAACAAAGCAACTTTCATCAAGGAGCTAAAACTAGCTATCCCTGAAGGTGAAGTCGTACCATTCCGCGCCGGTGGTTATATTCAAATTGAAGCACCTGCTCACCACGTTAAATACAAGGACTTTGATATTCCTGAAGAGTATCGTCCTGACTGGGAACGTTTCGGCTTCTTTGACCTAGAGTCAAAAGTAGACGAAGAAACTATTCGTGCTTACTCAATGGCGAACTACCCAGAAGAGTACGGTATCATTATGCTTAACGTGCGTATTGCAACGCCGCCGCCAAACAACCTAAGCCTACCTTGCGGTAAGATGTCATCGTACATCTGGTCACTGAAAGAAGGTGATAAGGTAACGATTTCTGGTCCGTTTGGTGAGTTCTTCGCCAAAGACACTGATGCAGAAATGGTCTTCGTAGGTGGTGGTGCAGGTATGGCACCGATGCGTTCACATATTTTCGATCAGCTTAAGCGTCTGAATTCAGACCGTAAGATGTCGTTCTGGTATGGTGCACGTTCGAAACGTGAAATGTTCTACGTAGAAGATTTTGACGGCCTAGCAGAAGAAAACGACAACTTTGAATGGCACGTTGCACTTTCAGATCCTCAACCAGAGGACAATTGGGAAGGCTACACAGGCTTTATTCACAACGTACTTTATGACAACTACCTAAAAGATCATGAAGCACCGGAAGATTGTGAATTCTACATGTGTGGTCCACCGATGATGAACGCCGCGGTGATCAACATGCTTAAAGACCTAGGTGTAGAAGAAGAAAACATCCTACTTGATGACTTCGGTGGTTAA